In Monodelphis domestica isolate mMonDom1 chromosome 3, mMonDom1.pri, whole genome shotgun sequence, the following proteins share a genomic window:
- the RTN4R gene encoding reticulon-4 receptor: MKRAFAGGSKLLIWVLCLNIRSRADPCPGACVCYSEPKITTSCQQQGLTAIPAAIPAQSQRIFLHNNRIGQVRASSFRSCRNMTILWLHSNAISVIEAAAFAGLDKLEELDVSDNVQLRTIDPATFRGLRRLHTLHLDRCGLLELAPGLFRGLSSLQYLYLQDNSLRALPDEAFVDLANLTYLFLHGNGIRELAENVFRGLLSLDRLLLHQNQVGRVHPRAFHDLGRVMTLYLFNNNLTVLAGETMRPLASLQYLRLNGNPWICDCRAQSLWGWFRQFKGSSSDLECHLPPRLAGRDLKRLHAADLEGCADPVGQVWPGPKARPGRGPTAEPPDGPLKCCQPEADKSFMYEATGHGGPQYGGLPAGNGRKDKENMSKPKSAESDAAKNASQKHINDSPFGTFPSNVEIPLTNFQPDLLEPGESSVAPPRRRPGCSRKNRTKAQCRTGPTGGGSGGGSGSSGGLRAPAQPGLALGLAVSVALLWTLPWSP; the protein is encoded by the coding sequence GAAGCAAACTGCTGATCTGGGTCCTCTGCCTGAACATCCGGTCCCGCGCCGATCCGTGCCCCGGGGCCTGCGTGTGCTACAGCGAGCCCAAGATCACCACCAGCTGCCAGCAGCAGGGCCTCACGGCCATCCCGGCCGCCATCCCCGCCCAGAGCCAGCGCATCTTCCTGCACAACAACCGCATCGGGCAGGTGAGGGCCAGCAGCTTCCGCTCGTGCCGCAACATGACCATCCTGTGGCTGCACTCCAACGCCATCAGCGTCATCGAGGCGGCCGCCTTCGCGGGCCTGGACAAGCTGGAGGAGCTGGACGTCAGCGACAACGTGCAGCTGCGCACCATCGACCCGGCCACCTTCCGCGGCCTGCGGCGCCTGCACACGCTGCACCTGGACCGCTGCGGCCTGCTGGAGCTGGCGCCCGGCCTCTTCCGCGGCCTGAGCTCCCTGCAGTACCTCTACCTGCAGGACAACAGCCTGCGCGCCCTCCCCGACGAGGCCTTCGTCGACCTGGCCAACCTCACCTACCTGTTCCTGCACGGCAACGGCATCCGCGAGCTGGCCGAGAACGTGTTCCGCGGCCTGCTCAGTCTGGACCGCCTCCTCCTGCACCAGAACCAGGTGGGCCGCGTGCACCCGCGGGCCTTCCACGACCTGGGCAGGGTCATGACGCTCTACCTGTTCAACAACAACCTGACGGTGCTGGCCGGAGAGACGATGCGCCCGCTGGCGTCGCTGCAGTACCTGCGCCTCAACGGCAACCCCTGGATCTGCGACTGCCGCGCCCAGTCCCTGTGGGGCTGGTTCAGGCAGTTCAAGGGCTCCTCCTCCGACCTCGAGTGCCACCTGCCTCCGCGCCTGGCCGGGAGGGACCTCAAGCGGCTCCACGCCGCCGACCTGGAGGGCTGCGCCGACCCCGTGGGCCAGGTGTGGCCGGGGCCGAAGGCCCGACCCGGCCGGGGGCCCACCGCGGAGCCCCCGGACGGCCCTCTGAAGTGCTGCCAGCCCGAGGCGGACAAGTCTTTCATGTACGAGGCCACGGGCCACGGCGGACCCCAGTACGGCGGCCTCCCCGCCGGCAACGGCCGCAAGGACAAGGAAAACATGTCCAAACCCAAGTCGGCAGAGTCGGACGCTGCCAAAAACGCCAGCCAGAAGCACATCAACGACTCGCCCTTCGGGACTTTCCCCAGCAACGTGGAGATCCCTCTGACCAACTTCCAGCCGGATCTCCTGGAGCCGGGGGAGTCTTCCGTGGCACCCCCTCGGCGGAGGCCTGGCTGCTCCCGAAAGAACCGGACCAAGGCCCAGTGCCGCACGGGCCCCACGGGCGGCGGCAGTGGTGGCGGCAGTGGCAGCAGCGGCGGCCTCCGTGCCCCCGCGCAGCCCGGCCTGGCCCTCGGCTTGGCTGTCTCAGTGGCTCTGCTCTGGACTTTGCCGTGGTCCCCTTAA